The Terriglobales bacterium genome includes the window TTTCGAGTCTCGGGCGGGCCGCGGGACATCTAATTGGTTGAGATAACGCTGTCGGCTACAACAACCCCGTGGCTAGGGCCCGCAAGGGCGGCGTAGCCACTGAGCCGGCGGATGCTTTCAACATCCCCGTTTCCGGGCGGCCGCGAGCCGCGCCGGGACTGAAGGCGGCAAATAAATTGGCGACCCCTGCAACAGTAGCTTCTGCTTGCCGGCTGGACAACTACCTTGTCCTGCCCGACGAATCCATGGACGCCCGCATTCACACGGCGCGCGAGCGCCTGGGCTCCGACGCGGTCATTCTTGGCCACCACTATCAGCGCGACGAAGTCATCAAGTTCGCCGATTTCCGCGGCGACTCCTACCGTCTGTCGAAGGTGGCTTCGCAGGCCGGCGGGCGCTACATCATTTTCTGCGGCGTGCACTTCATGGCCGAATCGGCCGACGTGCTCGCGCGTCCCGGGCAGCAGGTTGTGCTTCCCGACCTGAACGCCGGCTGTTCCATGGCCGACATGGCCGAGATCACGCAGGTGGAAGACTGCTGGGAGCAGCTCGTCGCGGCCGGCGTGACCAACGACGCGGGCGAGGGCATTACGCCCATCACCTACATGAATTCTTCGGCGGCGATCAAGGCGTTTTGCGGCGAGCGCGGCGGCGTGGTGTGCACTTCGTCGAACGCGCCTGGCGCCATGCGCTGGGCGTTTGCCAAGACCCCAAAAGTTCTGTTTCTCCCCGACCAGCACCTGGGCCGCAACACCGCCTACCGCATGGGCATTCCGCTTACAGACATGGTGGTGTGGGACCCGTTCATGATCGGAGGCGGCGTTTCGCCCGACCGGCTGCGCGCCGCCAACGTCATTCTGTGGAAGGGACACTGCTCGGTCCACCAGCGCTTCCTGCCCGAGCACGTGGACGCGGTGCGCCAGCGCTATCCCGGCATCCGCGTGATCGTGCATCCGGAGTGCCGCTGGGAGGTCTGCGAGAAGGCCGACGGCATCGGCTCCACCGACAAGCTGAGTAAGATGATCGCCGAAGCGCCCGCCGGAACGAGCTTCGCCGTCGGCACCGAAATCCACCTGGTGAATCGCCTGGCGAAGGAGCACGCGCGCGACGGCAAGAAGGTGATCACGCTCGACGACTCCGGCTGCCTGTGCACGACCATGTTCCGCATCTCGCCGCAGCACTTGTGCTGGGCGCTGGAGAACCTGGCCGACGGCAATGTGGTGAACCGCATCACGGTGCCGGCCAACGTGAAGCGCTGGGCGCGCGTGGCGCTGGACCGGATGCTGGAAATTCAATGAGCCGGCACTTAGCATTTGGCGCCTGGCATTTGGCCGCGCGAGGCCGTGCCTGGGCCAAATGCTAAGAGCCAATTGCTAAGAGCTCGTTGTGTCTGACGAACGCACATTTACGCTGCCGGAAGCGCAGGCGCTGCTGCCGGTGCTGGAGTCGCTGCTCAAATCGGCCATCGCCAGCAAGAAGCGCATGGAAGAAGTGCAGGCCGAGATGCAGCAGCTCTCCGGCCGCATCTTCCTGCTGGGCGGCGTCCGGGTTGACTTGCCCGCCGTCACGCGGCGCAAGGCCGAGGGCGAAAAGGCGGCGCACCGGCTGAAGGACACGCTCGACGAAATCAGTGCCACCGGCGTGCAGGTGAAAGACCTCGACGTCGGCCTGCTCGACTTCCCCTGCCGGGTAGACGGCGAGATCATCCTGCTCTGCTGGAAGCTGGGCGAATCGGCCATTGAGCACTGGCACGGCGTGAGCGAAGGCTTCGCCGGGCGCAAGCCGATTGACGACAAAATCAGGAGCGCCTAGGCCGGCTTCCCGCTCCCCGGCAAAGCGCTTTCCGCTTCTCACTTCTCTGCCAAGTAGGGGTCACTCCGGCCCGCGAGGCGAGCGGCACGGAGCGAGGCGATTACGTGTCGCTCGCTTCGCGAGCTTTCCGCGTTGGATCCGCGGACCCACAGCCTACGCTGTGGGCCACTAAACTGCCGCTGGCTTCGCCAGCTGTGTGCGCGGCAAATCGGCCCGCGCAGAGAGGACCGCGGCAGTGCTCGCCTGGAGCTTTCCGGGTTGGATCCGCGGACCCACAGCTTACGCTGTGGGCCGCTAAACTGCCGCTGGCTTCGCCAGCTGTGGGGAGAGCGGGCAGAGGGAAGCGGCGTCACGCAAGCTGCTAAAATCATTTCGTTCTTCTCACGTGACGAACCCGATGCGCTCCCCCCGCCTCACCGTCGTCCTGACGATCGCGGCCTTGCTTCTGCTGGCGGCCTGCGGCGATTTCTTCGTCTCCAATGACACCGTGACCGCGATTGCGGTCACGCCCGCCAATGGCCTGCTGAAGCCGGGGGCCACCCAGCAGTTCACCGCCACCGCCACGCTGGCCAACGGAAACACCAAGGACGTGACCAGCAGCGCGACGTGGAGTTCGTCGAACACGAGCATTGCGACCATCTCGAATTCCGGACTGGCCACGGGCGTCGCCCTGGGCTCCACCACGATTGCCGCGTCGGTCCCGGCCAACGCCACCAGCAACAGCAAGGTCAACGGTCAGACCACCCTCACGGTGAGCAACGCCACGATTCTCACCGTCACGCTCACGCCGGCGAATCCGGTGGTGCGCGTGGGCTCCACGCAGCAGATGAGCGCCGTGGCCACGCTCTCGGACAACAGCACGCGCGACGTAACCAGCACCGGCGCCTGGTCGAGCAGCGCGCCAGCCATCGCCACGGTGAACGCATCGGGACTGGTGACCGGAGTGGCCGCCGGCACGGCGGTCGTGAGCGTCACCGTGGGCACAATTACCGCTTCCACGCCGGTCACGGTTCAGTGACAATAGCTGCCGGAGATGGCAGCCGAAGCTGACAAGATCCGCACCATCGGCATCACCACCGGCGGCGGCGACTGCCCTGGACTGAACGCGGTCATCCGCGCGGCGGTGAAGTGCGCCATTCTGAAGTACGGCTGGCGCGTGATCGGCATCCGCGACGGATTCGATGGCCTCATCTGGCCCGAGGAAAAAGCGCAGGCGCTCGAACTGAAAGACGTGAGCGGCATCCTGCCGCGCGGCGGCACCATCCTCGGCACCACCAATCGCGGCAATCCCTTCAAGTACATGGTCAAGGAAGATGGCCGCGAGGTGGTGCGCGATTATTCCGACGACGTGATCCGCAACGCGCGCGCCCTTGGGCTGGACGCCATCATCGTGATCGGTGGCGACGGCACGCAAGCCATCGGGCTCGACCTGTTTCGCCGCGGGCTCAACATCGTCGGCGTGCCCAAGACGATCGACAACGATCTCAGCGCCACCGACGTCACCTTCGGTTTCGACACGGCGCTGCACACCGCCACCGACGCGGTGGACAAGATCCACACGACGGCGGAATCGCACCATCGCATCATGATGGTGGAGGTCATGGGCCGCGATGCCGGCTGGATCGGCATCGAGGCGGGCATCGCCGGCGGCGCACACGTGATTTTGATTCCCGAGATTCCGTTCACCATCAAAAAGGTCTGCGAGTTCGTGGAGATGCGGCAGCGCAGCGGCAAGCACTTCACCATCATCGTGGTGGCCGAGGGCATCCGCCGGCCGCCGGACCTCGACAGCGACGCGCCCGAGAATGAGCGACGCTCCAAGCCGCGCCTGAGCATGGCCAGCCTGGTCGGCGACGCCGTCGGCCGGTGCTGCCGGCGCGAGGTCCGCGTCACCGTGCTGGGACACATTCAGCGCGGCGGCTCCCCCTCGCCCTTCGACCGCATCCTGAGCACGCGCTTCGGCGTGGCCGCCGTGGACCTGATCGCGCAGCGCAAATTCGGGCAGATGGTCTGCCTGCGCGGCGCCTCGATCGGATCAGTCGACGTGGCGGAAGCCGTGGGCCAGCTGAAGAAAGTTGATCCCAACGGCGAACTGGTGCAGGTCGCCAGGGCGATTGGCGTTTCTTTCGGAGACTAAACCCAGGCTTCACGTTTCCCGTTTCACGTTTCACGTCCGCTCACGCCCAGCGATGGCCCGAGTGTCGCTCACACAGCCAGCAGCCCTCGCCTGAGAACCGGGAACCGGCAACTCGGGTTATAGTGACGTTGAGAGCGCGCCGTGACTTCCGTTCATTCAAGAAAGGCTGGCTTCGGCTCGGTCGCGGTCTGTCTGCTGGCGATCGTGCTCGTGGTCGGCTGCCGCCGCGGCCTGGAGACGCAGAAGGAGTATGCCTGGGTATCGGCGCCGCAGGTCACGCTGCGCGATCGCGTGGCGGCGGTTTACAACCGCGTCGGCATGCTGAAGAACGGCGAGCGCGTAGAGGTGCTGGAGCGCGCCAAGCGCTTCGTCCGCGTGCGCACCGAGTCGGGACAGGAAGGCTGGGTGGAGCAGCGCTACCTGGAGTCGCAGCAGGTTTATGAGGGTTTCCAGAAGCTGGCGCGCGAAGCCGCCACGGCGCCCGTCCAGGGCCACGGCGTGACCCGCTCCACGCTGAACATGCACGTTACGCCCGAGCGCGAGAGCGACCACCTGTATCAGCTCAAGGAGGGTGAGCGCGTGGAGCTCATCCGGCGCGCGACGGGCGAGCGTCCGGGAAGGCCCGGCGCGCCGGTAACGCCGGCCACGTCGCCGGGAAAGAAGAATGCGCCGCCTGTCCCGCCGCCGCCGAA containing:
- a CDS encoding DUF2203 domain-containing protein, with product MSDERTFTLPEAQALLPVLESLLKSAIASKKRMEEVQAEMQQLSGRIFLLGGVRVDLPAVTRRKAEGEKAAHRLKDTLDEISATGVQVKDLDVGLLDFPCRVDGEIILLCWKLGESAIEHWHGVSEGFAGRKPIDDKIRSA
- a CDS encoding Ig-like domain-containing protein gives rise to the protein MRSPRLTVVLTIAALLLLAACGDFFVSNDTVTAIAVTPANGLLKPGATQQFTATATLANGNTKDVTSSATWSSSNTSIATISNSGLATGVALGSTTIAASVPANATSNSKVNGQTTLTVSNATILTVTLTPANPVVRVGSTQQMSAVATLSDNSTRDVTSTGAWSSSAPAIATVNASGLVTGVAAGTAVVSVTVGTITASTPVTVQ
- the nadA gene encoding quinolinate synthase NadA; its protein translation is MARARKGGVATEPADAFNIPVSGRPRAAPGLKAANKLATPATVASACRLDNYLVLPDESMDARIHTARERLGSDAVILGHHYQRDEVIKFADFRGDSYRLSKVASQAGGRYIIFCGVHFMAESADVLARPGQQVVLPDLNAGCSMADMAEITQVEDCWEQLVAAGVTNDAGEGITPITYMNSSAAIKAFCGERGGVVCTSSNAPGAMRWAFAKTPKVLFLPDQHLGRNTAYRMGIPLTDMVVWDPFMIGGGVSPDRLRAANVILWKGHCSVHQRFLPEHVDAVRQRYPGIRVIVHPECRWEVCEKADGIGSTDKLSKMIAEAPAGTSFAVGTEIHLVNRLAKEHARDGKKVITLDDSGCLCTTMFRISPQHLCWALENLADGNVVNRITVPANVKRWARVALDRMLEIQ
- a CDS encoding ATP-dependent 6-phosphofructokinase, which encodes MAAEADKIRTIGITTGGGDCPGLNAVIRAAVKCAILKYGWRVIGIRDGFDGLIWPEEKAQALELKDVSGILPRGGTILGTTNRGNPFKYMVKEDGREVVRDYSDDVIRNARALGLDAIIVIGGDGTQAIGLDLFRRGLNIVGVPKTIDNDLSATDVTFGFDTALHTATDAVDKIHTTAESHHRIMMVEVMGRDAGWIGIEAGIAGGAHVILIPEIPFTIKKVCEFVEMRQRSGKHFTIIVVAEGIRRPPDLDSDAPENERRSKPRLSMASLVGDAVGRCCRREVRVTVLGHIQRGGSPSPFDRILSTRFGVAAVDLIAQRKFGQMVCLRGASIGSVDVAEAVGQLKKVDPNGELVQVARAIGVSFGD